A region from the Bos indicus isolate NIAB-ARS_2022 breed Sahiwal x Tharparkar chromosome 14, NIAB-ARS_B.indTharparkar_mat_pri_1.0, whole genome shotgun sequence genome encodes:
- the LOC109568405 gene encoding lymphocyte antigen 6H isoform X1 yields the protein MPVSQTTPARSPRAFPRPAWSMLPAAMKGLGLVLLAALLCSSPAHGLWCQDCTLTTNSSHCTPKQCHPSDTVCATVWITDPSSSRKDHSVNKMCASSCDFVKRHFFSDYLMGFINSGILKVDVDCCEKDLCNGVAQAGRSPWALAGGLLLSLGPALLWAGP from the exons AT GCCGGTGTCCCAGACGACCCCCGCCCGCAGCCCCCGCGCCTTCCCGAGGCCCGCCTGGAGCATGttgcctgcagccatgaaggGCCTCGGCCTGGTGCTGCTGGCCGCTCTGCTGTGCTCGTCCCCCG CTCACGGCCTGTGGTGCCAGGACTGCACGCTGACCACCAACTCCAGCCACTGCACCCCGAAGCAGTGCCATCCATCAGACACGGTGTGTGCCACTGTCTGGATCACAGATCCCAGCAGCA GCAGGAAGGATCACTCCGTGAACAAGATGTGTGCCTCGTCCTGTGATTTTGTGAAGCGGCACTTTTTCTCAGACTATCTGATGGGCTTCATTAACTCTGGGATCTTGAAAGTGGACGTGGACTGCTGTGAGAAGGATTTGTGCAATGGGGTGGCACAGGCAGGGCGCAGCCCCTGGGCCCTGGCTGGGGGGCTCCTGCTCAGCCTGGGGCCCGCCCTCCTCTGGGCTGGACCCTGA
- the LOC109568405 gene encoding lymphocyte antigen 6H isoform X2, with the protein MLPAAMKGLGLVLLAALLCSSPAHGLWCQDCTLTTNSSHCTPKQCHPSDTVCATVWITDPSSSRKDHSVNKMCASSCDFVKRHFFSDYLMGFINSGILKVDVDCCEKDLCNGVAQAGRSPWALAGGLLLSLGPALLWAGP; encoded by the exons ATGttgcctgcagccatgaaggGCCTCGGCCTGGTGCTGCTGGCCGCTCTGCTGTGCTCGTCCCCCG CTCACGGCCTGTGGTGCCAGGACTGCACGCTGACCACCAACTCCAGCCACTGCACCCCGAAGCAGTGCCATCCATCAGACACGGTGTGTGCCACTGTCTGGATCACAGATCCCAGCAGCA GCAGGAAGGATCACTCCGTGAACAAGATGTGTGCCTCGTCCTGTGATTTTGTGAAGCGGCACTTTTTCTCAGACTATCTGATGGGCTTCATTAACTCTGGGATCTTGAAAGTGGACGTGGACTGCTGTGAGAAGGATTTGTGCAATGGGGTGGCACAGGCAGGGCGCAGCCCCTGGGCCCTGGCTGGGGGGCTCCTGCTCAGCCTGGGGCCCGCCCTCCTCTGGGCTGGACCCTGA